From Candidatus Binatia bacterium:
AATTTGCAGCAATCCACCAACGGAGTGCATTCTGATGGAAGAACGAATTCGGGAAGCTTTGCGAGCGGTGATGGATCCGGAGATCGGCATCAACATCGTGGATCTCGGTCTGGTATACAGCGTGGAGGTGCAGGGCAACGATGTCCACATTACGCTGACGATGACGACGCGCGCCTGCCCGCTGCACGAGTACATCACCGAGACGGCGCGAACCGCCGTGCGGCAGGCCTTACCCGAGGCGGAGCGCGTGGAGGTCGAGATGGTATGGGACCCGCCCTGGAGTCCGGCGATGATGTCCGCGGAAGCCAAACGGCAAATGGGCTGGAGTAGCTGA
This genomic window contains:
- a CDS encoding metal-sulfur cluster assembly factor; the encoded protein is MEERIREALRAVMDPEIGINIVDLGLVYSVEVQGNDVHITLTMTTRACPLHEYITETARTAVRQALPEAERVEVEMVWDPPWSPAMMSAEAKRQMGWSS